From a single Fulvivirga ulvae genomic region:
- a CDS encoding SRPBCC family protein: MTTQAKTNITVEASISAPAEKVWKLWTTPEDIIQWNSPSEDWHTPSATNDLRVGGKFTSRMEAKDGSMGFDFAGIYDEVKTNELIRYTLEDDRKVSVLFKEENGKTQVTTTFEAEGENPIEMQRDGWQAILDNFKKYVEAKGK, translated from the coding sequence ATGACTACGCAAGCAAAAACCAACATTACTGTAGAAGCTTCAATAAGTGCTCCGGCAGAAAAAGTATGGAAGTTATGGACAACTCCCGAAGACATTATCCAGTGGAACAGCCCCAGTGAAGACTGGCACACACCGTCAGCTACCAACGATCTTCGCGTGGGGGGAAAATTCACATCCCGCATGGAGGCCAAAGATGGCAGCATGGGCTTTGATTTTGCCGGCATCTATGATGAAGTAAAAACCAATGAGCTGATCAGGTATACACTGGAAGATGACAGAAAAGTCAGTGTATTGTTCAAAGAGGAAAATGGCAAAACCCAGGTGACCACAACTTTTGAAGCTGAAGGGGAAAATCCAATAGAAATGCAGAGAGATGGGTGGCAGGCTATTTTGGATAACTTTAAAAAATACGTCGAAGCAAAAGGGAAGTGA